One genomic segment of Candidatus Angelobacter sp. includes these proteins:
- a CDS encoding LysM peptidoglycan-binding domain-containing protein: MKRILPLLLGAACLSATCLAQDNAARAAAEREAAEERYKLLNSAVDALTTGQADLQRRISALADEVRAVRAQDNKVDTSKFVTREEYGRLTKAIEEIEQKREADKKLIREEFEQLKKDITKILNSPAPTATSKRSKNLSGTEKTGDKSAEKSSDKPDKTSEAPPPTQEGVWYVIQPGNTLNAIANAHNEEFKKNGKKTSIKLIQDANPGLKPTTLKVGQKIWIPVVSE, from the coding sequence ATGAAACGAATTCTCCCCTTGCTGTTGGGCGCGGCCTGTCTGAGCGCAACCTGTCTGGCCCAGGACAACGCTGCACGTGCCGCCGCCGAACGCGAAGCGGCGGAGGAACGCTACAAACTTCTGAATTCCGCCGTGGACGCGTTGACCACCGGCCAGGCGGACCTGCAGCGCCGGATCAGCGCGCTGGCGGACGAGGTCAGGGCCGTGCGCGCCCAGGACAACAAGGTTGACACGAGTAAATTTGTGACGCGTGAAGAATATGGCCGCCTCACCAAGGCCATCGAAGAGATCGAGCAGAAACGGGAGGCGGACAAAAAATTGATTCGGGAGGAGTTCGAGCAACTGAAAAAGGACATCACGAAAATCCTGAATTCACCCGCGCCGACCGCAACGTCCAAAAGGAGCAAAAACCTGTCCGGGACGGAAAAGACCGGGGACAAGTCCGCTGAGAAATCGTCGGACAAACCGGACAAGACCTCCGAGGCCCCCCCGCCGACGCAGGAGGGTGTCTGGTATGTGATCCAGCCGGGCAACACACTCAATGCCATCGCCAACGCGCATAACGAGGAGTTCAAAAAGAATGGCAAAAAGACCTCCATCAAACTCATTCAAGATGCCAATCCCGGGCTCAAACCGACCACTTTGAAAGTTGGCCAGAAAATTTGGATTCCCGTGGTGTCCGAATGA
- the prmC gene encoding peptide chain release factor N(5)-glutamine methyltransferase, with amino-acid sequence MKVLEVIQRSSEFLAKKGVESPRLQTELLLSHVLRVPRLNLYLDFERKLSEADLESVRELVRRRGTREPLQHILGSASFCGLEIKVGRDVLVPRPETELLAERAWDFLSAWPSVHPIALDFGTGSGCVAVVLAAKCPAAQVHAVDVSAEALRVAQDNAVMNGVADKIRFHLGDAFAALPTGVLFALIVANPPYIPVAEIDTLAPEVRDYDPRLALDGGPDGLDFYRRLAREAAKYLEPAGRIMLEFGDGQADRIREIFADHNWVVERIEADYSGRPRILVASVKRV; translated from the coding sequence GTGAAGGTTTTGGAAGTCATTCAGCGTAGTTCCGAGTTTCTCGCCAAAAAGGGGGTCGAGTCGCCCCGTCTGCAAACCGAATTGTTGCTGTCCCACGTGCTTCGTGTACCGCGGTTGAATTTGTACCTCGATTTTGAACGGAAACTCAGCGAGGCCGATCTCGAATCCGTGCGCGAACTCGTCCGGCGGCGCGGCACTCGCGAACCGCTGCAGCACATCCTTGGTTCGGCCTCTTTTTGCGGGCTGGAGATCAAGGTTGGCCGCGATGTGCTCGTGCCGCGACCCGAGACCGAGTTGCTCGCCGAACGTGCCTGGGACTTTCTTTCGGCATGGCCGTCCGTCCATCCCATCGCACTGGACTTTGGCACGGGCAGCGGTTGCGTCGCCGTCGTGCTGGCTGCCAAATGTCCCGCCGCGCAGGTTCACGCCGTGGATGTCTCAGCCGAAGCGCTCCGGGTCGCGCAAGACAACGCCGTAATGAATGGCGTCGCTGACAAAATCAGGTTTCATCTGGGGGACGCTTTTGCGGCGTTGCCGACCGGCGTGCTGTTTGCTTTGATCGTGGCCAACCCGCCGTACATCCCGGTCGCGGAGATTGACACACTGGCGCCGGAAGTTCGCGATTACGATCCACGCCTGGCCCTGGACGGCGGACCGGACGGGCTCGACTTCTATCGCCGGCTGGCGAGGGAGGCGGCGAAATACCTGGAGCCCGCGGGGCGGATCATGTTGGAATTCGGCGACGGACAGGCGGACCGTATTCGCGAAATCTTTGCCGATCACAACTGGGTTGTCGAAAGAATTGAAGCCGATTACAGTGGCCGGCCAAGAATTCTTGTGGCCAGTGTGAAACGCGTCTGA
- the murA gene encoding UDP-N-acetylglucosamine 1-carboxyvinyltransferase, whose product MDSLSIKGGVPLHGEVTISGAKNAALPIMAATLLTAEPCVIRRVPDLSDVTFMGQILTSLGAKVKLSGDTLTVHAAKIKGVGDYDLIRKMRGSICILGPLIGRLRRASVSLPGGCVIGPRPIDLHLKGLSQLGARITIEGGYVRARAPRLAGGDVFLGGRAGPTVLGTANVMMAAVLADGVTIIESAACEPEVVDLACFLNAMGARIVGAGSPTVTITGVKELHGAEHDVIPDRIEAATFAIAAAATNGEVSLLGARPDHMHAVLDKLREAGVKVERCGPALKVKRGGRLKPVDITTLPYAGFPTDAQAQMMVLMALTPGIGIITERIFESRFMHVSELARLGADIGIEGPSAIVKGGRPMSGAPVMASDLRASAALVIAGLVARGTTLVKRIYHLDRGYERIDQKLKQLGARIERVEET is encoded by the coding sequence ATGGACAGTCTCTCGATCAAGGGCGGAGTGCCGCTGCACGGCGAGGTGACAATCAGCGGCGCGAAGAACGCCGCGCTGCCGATCATGGCTGCCACGTTGCTCACCGCCGAACCGTGCGTCATCCGGCGCGTGCCGGATTTGAGTGATGTCACATTCATGGGCCAGATCCTCACGTCCCTCGGAGCGAAGGTGAAACTGAGCGGCGATACTCTCACGGTGCATGCCGCAAAAATCAAAGGGGTTGGCGACTACGATTTGATCCGCAAAATGCGCGGGTCGATCTGCATTCTTGGCCCCCTGATAGGCCGGTTGCGCCGGGCGAGCGTCTCACTGCCGGGCGGCTGCGTCATCGGTCCTCGGCCGATCGACCTGCACCTGAAAGGGCTCAGCCAGTTGGGCGCGCGCATCACAATCGAAGGCGGATACGTCCGCGCCCGCGCACCTCGATTGGCCGGGGGCGACGTGTTCCTTGGCGGTCGCGCCGGACCCACTGTGCTCGGCACCGCCAACGTGATGATGGCCGCCGTGCTGGCCGACGGTGTGACCATCATTGAAAGCGCTGCATGCGAGCCGGAAGTCGTGGACCTGGCCTGTTTTTTGAACGCGATGGGGGCCCGAATTGTCGGGGCTGGCAGCCCGACTGTCACGATTACGGGAGTAAAGGAATTGCACGGCGCGGAGCACGACGTGATCCCTGACCGAATCGAAGCCGCCACGTTTGCCATCGCCGCCGCGGCCACAAACGGAGAGGTTTCACTGCTGGGCGCCCGTCCAGACCACATGCACGCGGTGCTCGACAAGTTGCGCGAGGCGGGCGTGAAGGTGGAGCGATGTGGTCCGGCGTTAAAAGTGAAACGCGGGGGAAGATTGAAACCCGTGGACATCACCACGCTCCCTTACGCCGGGTTCCCCACCGACGCCCAGGCGCAAATGATGGTGCTTATGGCACTCACACCCGGCATCGGTATCATCACAGAACGCATCTTCGAGTCGCGCTTCATGCATGTCAGCGAACTGGCGCGGCTCGGCGCGGATATCGGAATCGAGGGGCCCAGCGCGATCGTGAAAGGGGGCCGGCCGATGAGTGGCGCTCCGGTCATGGCCAGCGATCTGCGGGCCTCCGCCGCGCTGGTCATCGCAGGACTGGTGGCCAGGGGGACAACACTCGTGAAACGCATTTATCATCTGGACCGTGGCTACGAGAGGATCGACCAGAAACTGAAACAACTCGGCGCGCGCATCGAACGGGTGGAGGAAACATGA
- the rpsT gene encoding 30S ribosomal protein S20 encodes MPNTKSAIRRMHSNARRHLHNQSVHSRLKTLEKNYLSLVTAGKRDEASPALRAVSSALDKAAKSGAVHSNNASRKKSRLSARLAAMK; translated from the coding sequence ATGCCGAACACCAAGTCAGCCATCCGCCGCATGCACAGCAACGCGCGCCGGCACCTACACAATCAAAGCGTCCACTCGCGGCTCAAAACTCTTGAGAAAAACTATCTCTCGCTCGTGACAGCTGGAAAGCGGGACGAGGCGTCCCCCGCGCTGCGCGCGGTTTCGTCAGCACTGGACAAGGCGGCCAAGAGTGGTGCAGTGCATTCGAACAATGCCAGCCGCAAAAAATCGCGCCTTTCAGCGCGGCTTGCGGCCATGAAGTAA
- the tmk gene encoding dTMP kinase encodes MKGVFITFEGTEGSGKSTHVRLLAERLRAEGRIVRVLREPGGTPIGEEIRHTLKHSQRNHAMTPEAELLLMNASRAQLVREVIRPALAAGEIVLCDRFYDSTIAYQGYGRRLDPGMVRAVVGFAVGDTHPDLTLFLSVPVGISEERRLARQQAMLLDISLITQKPEECAKLPFSEPLRDRMEEADREFFERVEKGFNAIAAAEPERICTIDSTGPLESVKSAVWERTEQLLARPSRRATSR; translated from the coding sequence ATCACTTTTGAAGGCACCGAAGGGAGCGGCAAGTCCACGCATGTTCGGCTGCTCGCTGAGCGGCTTCGGGCCGAGGGCAGGATTGTCCGCGTTTTGCGCGAACCAGGCGGCACGCCGATCGGCGAGGAAATCCGGCACACGCTCAAGCACAGTCAACGGAATCACGCAATGACTCCGGAGGCAGAATTGCTGCTCATGAACGCCAGCCGCGCCCAGCTCGTTCGCGAGGTGATTCGTCCCGCGTTGGCTGCGGGCGAGATCGTGTTATGCGACCGGTTTTATGATTCAACCATCGCGTATCAGGGTTACGGCCGGCGGCTGGACCCGGGAATGGTACGCGCAGTCGTCGGGTTTGCGGTCGGCGACACGCACCCCGACTTGACGCTCTTCCTTTCGGTGCCTGTGGGAATCAGCGAGGAGCGGCGTCTCGCCCGTCAGCAGGCAATGCTGCTGGATATTTCGCTCATCACCCAAAAGCCGGAGGAATGCGCCAAGCTGCCATTCAGTGAACCGTTACGGGACCGCATGGAAGAAGCCGACCGCGAGTTTTTTGAGCGAGTCGAGAAAGGGTTTAATGCTATTGCGGCCGCCGAGCCGGAGCGCATATGCACGATTGACTCGACGGGACCGCTGGAGTCCGTGAAATCCGCCGTCTGGGAGCGAACCGAACAGTTGCTTGCTCGACCGAGTAGACGCGCAACAAGCCGTTGA